A stretch of Pseudolysobacter antarcticus DNA encodes these proteins:
- a CDS encoding pre-peptidase C-terminal domain-containing protein, with product MSISKLAILRRKASVLTQSILVSTVIAALASSSASASDNGLASLGSNSVATLASATSLRNGDVVNGLLPFTAPMHIEVALKVRNRAQLDTFVAAAAHPNRLLTQSSVMSSEEFVANHAPTEDKVQQVVDFLASAGFKNIVVAPNRLLVSADGSADIAQAAFATSFARVRTADGRDAFANTDAVRIPAALQDTVLAVLGLQTVHQAHTMMKALPGPQPLSVTGHFPTEFSAIYGGTGVATGAGVTVGIITQGKITQTITDLNTFTSNNGLATVTTQTINTNGTSTDVSGLGEWSLDSQDIVGMAGGQIGKIIFYNIPTLSNANLTADINTVVSANATKIINMSLGECETDAQSDGSAAADDQLFAQGVAQGQTFSISTGDSGADECGNGGTTPSNPANSQYVIAAAGTTLNASTSTWSSETVWSGSGGSQSTYEPKPSWQTLWTGPRRGVADIAFDADPNSGSKVIVSGATQQIGGTSLAAPIFAGMWARVIAVKGTAVGFAGPLIYNLPASDFHDVTSGNNGGSTAAVGYDLASGRGSIILNTAINHIGGTATPDFTLSDAPGSASVTQGANATSTISVTDSGGFTGSVALTASGLPSGVTASFSPASTTSTSTLTLTASATATTGPATITITGTSGSLSHTTSLALTVNAAGGGGGNVLVNNVAVTGLSGATGVLSADYTFTVPAGATAATVAISGGTGDADMYVQNGAAPTLTSYSCRPYVSGNAESCTLTAGNTYHIKLNAYAAYSGVSLVGKYTAGGGGGGGNVLSNNVAVTGLSGATGVLSADYTFTVPAGATAATVKISGGTGDADMYVQVGAAPTLTSYSCRPYVSGNAESCTLTAGNTYHIKLNAYAAYSGVTLLGKYTP from the coding sequence GTGTCAATTTCAAAACTCGCAATCCTGCGCCGCAAGGCGTCTGTTCTGACTCAATCCATCCTTGTATCCACCGTCATTGCGGCACTCGCCTCTTCTTCGGCAAGCGCCAGCGACAACGGCCTCGCTTCGCTGGGTAGCAACAGCGTAGCGACCCTCGCCAGCGCCACATCGCTGCGCAACGGCGATGTCGTCAACGGTCTGTTGCCGTTCACCGCACCGATGCACATCGAAGTCGCTCTGAAAGTACGCAACCGCGCTCAGCTCGATACCTTTGTGGCAGCCGCCGCCCATCCGAACCGCTTGCTCACGCAATCCAGCGTGATGAGCAGCGAAGAGTTCGTTGCCAATCACGCCCCGACCGAAGACAAGGTGCAGCAAGTCGTCGACTTCCTCGCCAGCGCTGGTTTCAAGAACATCGTGGTGGCACCGAATCGCCTGCTGGTCTCGGCGGACGGCAGCGCCGACATCGCCCAAGCCGCGTTTGCGACCTCGTTCGCTCGTGTGCGTACCGCTGATGGTCGCGATGCATTCGCCAATACCGATGCCGTTCGCATTCCGGCCGCGTTGCAGGACACCGTTCTGGCCGTGCTGGGTCTGCAGACCGTGCATCAGGCGCACACGATGATGAAGGCCCTGCCGGGTCCGCAGCCACTTTCCGTGACCGGTCACTTCCCGACCGAGTTCTCGGCAATCTATGGCGGCACGGGCGTGGCCACTGGCGCTGGCGTCACCGTCGGCATCATCACCCAGGGCAAGATCACCCAGACCATTACCGATCTGAATACCTTCACGTCGAACAATGGCCTGGCCACGGTCACCACCCAGACGATCAACACCAACGGCACCAGCACGGACGTCAGCGGCCTCGGCGAATGGAGCCTGGATAGCCAGGACATCGTCGGCATGGCCGGCGGTCAGATCGGCAAAATCATTTTCTACAACATCCCGACCTTGTCGAACGCCAACCTCACCGCCGACATCAATACAGTGGTATCGGCCAACGCGACCAAGATCATCAACATGTCGCTCGGCGAATGCGAAACCGACGCGCAGAGCGATGGTTCGGCAGCCGCTGACGACCAGTTGTTTGCGCAAGGCGTGGCGCAGGGCCAGACCTTCTCGATCTCGACCGGTGACTCCGGTGCTGACGAGTGCGGCAATGGCGGCACAACACCAAGCAATCCGGCCAACTCGCAGTACGTAATCGCCGCAGCCGGTACGACGTTGAACGCATCGACGTCGACCTGGAGCAGCGAAACCGTCTGGAGCGGTAGCGGTGGCAGCCAGAGCACCTACGAGCCGAAGCCAAGCTGGCAGACGCTGTGGACCGGTCCGCGTCGCGGCGTGGCCGACATCGCATTTGATGCTGATCCGAACTCCGGTTCGAAGGTCATCGTCAGCGGTGCGACCCAGCAAATCGGCGGCACAAGTCTCGCTGCACCGATCTTTGCCGGCATGTGGGCGCGCGTCATTGCGGTCAAGGGTACGGCAGTCGGCTTCGCCGGACCGTTGATCTATAACCTGCCAGCGTCGGATTTCCATGACGTTACCTCGGGCAATAATGGCGGCTCCACCGCAGCGGTAGGTTATGACCTTGCCAGCGGTCGTGGCAGCATCATCCTGAACACGGCGATCAACCACATCGGTGGCACCGCTACTCCGGATTTCACCCTGTCCGATGCCCCCGGCAGCGCCAGCGTGACCCAGGGCGCCAACGCCACGAGCACCATCAGCGTGACCGATTCCGGTGGCTTCACCGGTAGCGTCGCCCTGACCGCTTCAGGCCTGCCTTCTGGCGTGACCGCGTCGTTCAGCCCAGCTAGCACCACCAGCACCAGCACCCTGACCTTGACCGCCAGCGCCACGGCGACCACGGGTCCGGCCACCATCACCATCACCGGTACTTCCGGTTCGCTCTCGCACACGACCAGCCTCGCGCTGACCGTGAACGCGGCGGGCGGTGGCGGCGGTAATGTGTTGGTCAACAACGTCGCCGTGACCGGTTTGTCCGGTGCGACCGGTGTGCTCTCGGCCGATTACACCTTCACCGTTCCTGCTGGCGCCACTGCAGCCACCGTAGCCATTTCCGGTGGTACCGGTGATGCCGACATGTATGTGCAGAACGGTGCAGCACCGACCCTGACCAGCTACAGCTGCCGTCCGTATGTCTCGGGCAATGCGGAGAGCTGCACGCTGACCGCGGGCAATACCTACCACATCAAGCTCAATGCGTATGCCGCTTATTCCGGTGTGAGCCTGGTTGGCAAGTACACCGCTGGTGGCGGTGGTGGTGGCGGTAACGTGCTGAGCAACAACGTCGCCGTGACCGGTTTGTCCGGTGCGACCGGCGTGCTCTCGGCCGATTACACCTTCACCGTTCCTGCGGGTGCAACCGCGGCGACCGTGAAGATCTCCGGTGGTACGGGTGATGCGGACATGTATGTGCAGGTAGGCGCCGCGCCGACCCTGACCAGCTACAGCTGCCGTCCGTATGTGTCCGGCAATGCTGAAAGCTGCACGCTGACGGCGGGCAATACCTATCACATCAAGCTCAATGCGTATGCTGCCTACTCGGGTGTGACCCTGCTCGGCAAGTACACGCCGTAA
- a CDS encoding lytic transglycosylase domain-containing protein translates to MAFLSPRIDDRCPPRSRHDALRWAIGALLGLTVHGVAHAGALYKCVNGEGQIAYTNKPAGLIDCVKLSSFVDPPPLKTQTKSAGIDTTKVSNPNYRSGPGASLPETLPAPINAAVSATAAVSPASATPLASEVSVNPWLKPPAAAATAATDFKVQRGSVYKVSRANGIVEYTNVKPRDHSPIEVLFTYIATCSACDVHSPIDWNHTALNLLAYHDEVVTAALQFGVPEALLRAVIHAESAFNPNALSSKGAQGLMQLMPDTATDLGVVNPWNAAENIRGGAQYLAQLLKHFNGDERLAAAAYNSGEANVRKYAGVPPFDETQVYVERVGTLRQRYAGMPVAAN, encoded by the coding sequence ATGGCTTTTCTTTCCCCACGCATTGATGATCGCTGCCCACCGCGCAGCAGGCACGACGCGTTGCGTTGGGCGATCGGCGCGCTGCTTGGGTTAACGGTACACGGCGTTGCTCACGCCGGTGCGTTGTACAAATGCGTGAATGGCGAAGGCCAGATCGCCTATACCAACAAACCTGCGGGTCTCATCGACTGCGTGAAGCTGTCGAGCTTCGTCGATCCGCCGCCGCTGAAGACGCAGACGAAGTCGGCAGGTATCGATACTACCAAGGTCAGCAATCCGAATTATCGATCGGGACCTGGCGCGTCGCTGCCGGAAACTTTGCCGGCGCCGATCAATGCTGCAGTCAGCGCTACCGCGGCGGTGAGTCCTGCAAGCGCGACGCCGCTGGCGTCCGAGGTCAGTGTCAATCCTTGGCTGAAACCACCGGCGGCGGCAGCCACAGCTGCGACCGATTTCAAGGTGCAACGCGGCTCCGTTTACAAGGTTTCGCGCGCCAACGGCATCGTCGAATACACCAATGTCAAACCGCGCGATCACAGTCCGATCGAAGTGTTGTTCACTTATATCGCCACCTGCAGCGCCTGCGATGTGCATTCGCCGATCGACTGGAATCATACCGCGCTGAATCTGCTTGCTTATCACGATGAAGTAGTCACCGCGGCGCTGCAGTTCGGCGTGCCGGAAGCACTGTTGCGGGCGGTGATCCATGCCGAATCGGCATTCAATCCGAACGCATTGTCGTCCAAGGGTGCGCAAGGTTTGATGCAGCTGATGCCGGATACGGCAACCGATCTCGGCGTGGTCAATCCGTGGAATGCCGCGGAAAATATTCGCGGCGGGGCGCAGTATCTGGCGCAGTTGCTCAAGCACTTCAACGGCGATGAACGTCTCGCGGCGGCTGCGTACAACTCCGGCGAAGCGAACGTGCGCAAGTACGCAGGTGTGCCGCCATTCGATGAAACGCAGGTTTACGTCGAGCGCGTCGGCACCTTGCGGCAGCGTTATGCCGGTATGCCAGTGGCGGCGAATTAA